The following are from one region of the Vicugna pacos chromosome 9, VicPac4, whole genome shotgun sequence genome:
- the RELB gene encoding transcription factor RelB isoform X2, translating into MPSRRVARSSAAPELGALGSADLSSLSLAVSRTTEIIDEYIKENGFGLEGAQPGPGEGLPRLVSRGAASLSTVTLGPAAPPPPATPPPWGCPLGRLVPSAPGPGPRPHLVITEQPKQRGMRFRYECEGRSAGSILGESSTEASKTLPAIELRDCGGLREVEVTACLVWKDWPHRVHPHSLVGKDCTDGVCRVRLRPHVSPRHSFNNLGIQCVRKKEIEAAIERKIQLGIDPYNAGSLKNHQEVDMNVVRICFQASYRDQQGQLRRMDPVLSEPVYDKKSTNTSELRICRINKESGPCTGGEELYLLCDKVQKEDISVVFSRASWEGRADFSQADVHRQIAIVFKTPPYEDLEIVEPVTVNVFLQRLTDGVCSEPLPFTYLPRDHDSYGVDKKRKRGMPDVLGELNSSDPHGIESKRRRKKPAFLDHFLPSHGSGPFLPPSALLPDTDFFPGTVSLPGLEPPGGPDLLDDGFAYDPAAPTLFTMLDMLPPAPPLTTAVAGNGGAGAAVGEAPGPEPLTLDSYQAPGPGDGGTASLVGSNMFPNQYREAGFGGGLLSPGPEAT; encoded by the exons ATGCCGAGTCGCCGCGTCGCCAGATCGTCCGCTGCGCCGGAGCTGGGGGCTTTGG ggtcCGCTGACCTCTCCTCGCTCTCGCTCGCCGTTTCCAGGACCACAG AGATCATCGACGAGTACATCAAGGAGAACGGCTTCGGCCTGGAGGGGGCGCAGCCGGGCCCGGGTGAGGGGCTGCCGCGCCTGGTGTCTCGCGGGGCGGCCTCCCTGAGCACCGTCACCCTGGGCCCCGcggcgcccccgcccccggccacGCCGCCGCCCTGGGGCTGCCCCCTGGGCCGGCTCGTGCCCTcggccccgggccccgggccgCGGCCGCACCTGGTCATCACCGAGCAGCCCAAGCAGCGCGGCATGCGCTTCCGCTACGAGTGCGAGGGCCGCTCGGCCGGCAGCATCCTCGGCGAGAGCAGCACCGAGGCCAGCAAGACGCTGCCCGCCATCGAG CTCCGGGATTGTGGAGGGCTGCGGGAGGTGGAGGTGACCGCGTGCCTGGTGTGGAAGGATTGGCCTCATCGAGTTCACCCCCACAGCCTCGTGGGGAAAGATTGCACCGATGGTGTCTGCAGGGTGCGGCTCCGGCCTCACGTCAGCCCCCGGCACAG CTTTAACAACCTGGGCATCCAGTGTGTGAGGAAGAAGGAGATCGAAGCTGCCATTGAGCGGAAGATTCAGCTAGGCATCGACCCCTACAATG ctgggTCCCTAAAGAACCATCAGGAGGTGGACATGAATGTCGTGAGGATCTGCTTCCAGGCCTCATATAGGGACCAGCAAGGACAGTTGCGCAGGATGGACCCTGTGCTCTCTGAGCCCGTCTATGACAAGA AGTCCACAAACACATCAGAGCTGCGGATTTGCCGAATCAACAAGGAGAGCGGGCCGTGCACGGGAGGCGAGGAGCTCTACCTGCTGTGCGACAAGGTGCAGAAAG AGGATATATCAGTGGTGTTCAGCAGAGCCTCCTGGGAAGGCCGGGCTGACTTCTCCCAGGCCGACGTGCACCGCCAGATTGCCATTGTGTTCAAGACACCGCCCTACGAGGACCTGGAGATCGTTGAACCTGTGACAGTGAACGTCTTCCTGCAGCGGCTTACTGATGGGGTCTGCAGTGAGCCTCTGCCCTTCACCTACCTGCCTCGGGACCATG ACAGCTACGGCGTGGACAAGAAGCGGAAGCGCGGGATGCCTGACGTCCTTGGGGAGCTGAATAGCTCTG ACCCCCATGGCATCGAGAGTAAACGGCGGAGGAAAAAGCCGGCCTTCCTGGATCACTTTCTGCCCAGCCACGGCTCAG GACCGTTCCTCCCGCCGTCAGCGCTGTTGCCAGACACAGATTTCTTCCCGGGCACCGTGTCCCTCCCCGGCTTGGAGCCCCCCGGCGGGCCAGACCTCTTGGACGATGGCTTTGCCTACGACCCCGCTGCCCCCACGCTCTTCACCATGCTGGACATGCTGCCCCCAGCGCCGCCACTCACCACCGCTGTCGCGGGCAACGGGGGTGCAGGAGCCGCGGTCGGGGAGGCCCCCGGCCCCGAGCCGCTGACTCTGGACTCGTACCAGGCCCCGGGCCCCGGGGATGGAGGCACTGCCAGCCTCGTGGGCAGCAACATGTTCCCCAACCAATACCGCGAGGCGGGCTTTGGCGGCGGCCTTCTGTCCCCGGGGCCTGAGGCCACGTAG
- the RELB gene encoding transcription factor RelB isoform X1, translating into MPSRRVARSSAAPELGALGSADLSSLSLAVSRTTDELEIIDEYIKENGFGLEGAQPGPGEGLPRLVSRGAASLSTVTLGPAAPPPPATPPPWGCPLGRLVPSAPGPGPRPHLVITEQPKQRGMRFRYECEGRSAGSILGESSTEASKTLPAIELRDCGGLREVEVTACLVWKDWPHRVHPHSLVGKDCTDGVCRVRLRPHVSPRHSFNNLGIQCVRKKEIEAAIERKIQLGIDPYNAGSLKNHQEVDMNVVRICFQASYRDQQGQLRRMDPVLSEPVYDKKSTNTSELRICRINKESGPCTGGEELYLLCDKVQKEDISVVFSRASWEGRADFSQADVHRQIAIVFKTPPYEDLEIVEPVTVNVFLQRLTDGVCSEPLPFTYLPRDHDSYGVDKKRKRGMPDVLGELNSSDPHGIESKRRRKKPAFLDHFLPSHGSGPFLPPSALLPDTDFFPGTVSLPGLEPPGGPDLLDDGFAYDPAAPTLFTMLDMLPPAPPLTTAVAGNGGAGAAVGEAPGPEPLTLDSYQAPGPGDGGTASLVGSNMFPNQYREAGFGGGLLSPGPEAT; encoded by the exons ATGCCGAGTCGCCGCGTCGCCAGATCGTCCGCTGCGCCGGAGCTGGGGGCTTTGG ggtcCGCTGACCTCTCCTCGCTCTCGCTCGCCGTTTCCAGGACCACAG ATGAATTGG AGATCATCGACGAGTACATCAAGGAGAACGGCTTCGGCCTGGAGGGGGCGCAGCCGGGCCCGGGTGAGGGGCTGCCGCGCCTGGTGTCTCGCGGGGCGGCCTCCCTGAGCACCGTCACCCTGGGCCCCGcggcgcccccgcccccggccacGCCGCCGCCCTGGGGCTGCCCCCTGGGCCGGCTCGTGCCCTcggccccgggccccgggccgCGGCCGCACCTGGTCATCACCGAGCAGCCCAAGCAGCGCGGCATGCGCTTCCGCTACGAGTGCGAGGGCCGCTCGGCCGGCAGCATCCTCGGCGAGAGCAGCACCGAGGCCAGCAAGACGCTGCCCGCCATCGAG CTCCGGGATTGTGGAGGGCTGCGGGAGGTGGAGGTGACCGCGTGCCTGGTGTGGAAGGATTGGCCTCATCGAGTTCACCCCCACAGCCTCGTGGGGAAAGATTGCACCGATGGTGTCTGCAGGGTGCGGCTCCGGCCTCACGTCAGCCCCCGGCACAG CTTTAACAACCTGGGCATCCAGTGTGTGAGGAAGAAGGAGATCGAAGCTGCCATTGAGCGGAAGATTCAGCTAGGCATCGACCCCTACAATG ctgggTCCCTAAAGAACCATCAGGAGGTGGACATGAATGTCGTGAGGATCTGCTTCCAGGCCTCATATAGGGACCAGCAAGGACAGTTGCGCAGGATGGACCCTGTGCTCTCTGAGCCCGTCTATGACAAGA AGTCCACAAACACATCAGAGCTGCGGATTTGCCGAATCAACAAGGAGAGCGGGCCGTGCACGGGAGGCGAGGAGCTCTACCTGCTGTGCGACAAGGTGCAGAAAG AGGATATATCAGTGGTGTTCAGCAGAGCCTCCTGGGAAGGCCGGGCTGACTTCTCCCAGGCCGACGTGCACCGCCAGATTGCCATTGTGTTCAAGACACCGCCCTACGAGGACCTGGAGATCGTTGAACCTGTGACAGTGAACGTCTTCCTGCAGCGGCTTACTGATGGGGTCTGCAGTGAGCCTCTGCCCTTCACCTACCTGCCTCGGGACCATG ACAGCTACGGCGTGGACAAGAAGCGGAAGCGCGGGATGCCTGACGTCCTTGGGGAGCTGAATAGCTCTG ACCCCCATGGCATCGAGAGTAAACGGCGGAGGAAAAAGCCGGCCTTCCTGGATCACTTTCTGCCCAGCCACGGCTCAG GACCGTTCCTCCCGCCGTCAGCGCTGTTGCCAGACACAGATTTCTTCCCGGGCACCGTGTCCCTCCCCGGCTTGGAGCCCCCCGGCGGGCCAGACCTCTTGGACGATGGCTTTGCCTACGACCCCGCTGCCCCCACGCTCTTCACCATGCTGGACATGCTGCCCCCAGCGCCGCCACTCACCACCGCTGTCGCGGGCAACGGGGGTGCAGGAGCCGCGGTCGGGGAGGCCCCCGGCCCCGAGCCGCTGACTCTGGACTCGTACCAGGCCCCGGGCCCCGGGGATGGAGGCACTGCCAGCCTCGTGGGCAGCAACATGTTCCCCAACCAATACCGCGAGGCGGGCTTTGGCGGCGGCCTTCTGTCCCCGGGGCCTGAGGCCACGTAG